In Bradyrhizobium sp. WBOS07, the genomic window GCAGCCTGTCGGTGGAGGAGAACATCGCCCTGGCGGGGATCACGGCGCCGAAGCGATGGCCGCTGGGGCGCATTTACGAGATGTTTCCCCGGCTGAAGGAACGTCGCAACAACCGCGGCACCGAGCTGTCCGGCGGTGAGCAGCAGATGCTGGCGATCGCGCGGGCGCTGGTGCGCGATCCCAAGATCGTATTGCTGGACGAGCCGTTCGAGGGCCTGGCGCCCGTCATCGTCCACGATCTCGTCAAGGCCTGCCGCGAGCTGGCGGCCGCCGGCCAGACCATAGTGCTGGTGGAGCAGAACTTGGCGGCGACGCTGGCGCTGGCGAACCGGATCTACATCATCAACAACGGCCACATCGTGCACGAGGGGCCGGCGCTGGAGCTGAAGGCCCAGCCGGAACTGCTGCAGCGCTATCTCGGCGTTTAGGACTGCCGCACGCTTTGCCGGATCACGTCCTAGCCGGCAAGCGCCGCAATCATCCGTCTGGCATGATCGGCGAGCACGGCCATGTCCTCTTTCCGCGTCTGCGCCGGCAACAGCTCGACACCGGACCGGACCGGCATGACGTGGATGTGCAGGTGAAGGACCACCTGCCCGCTGGCGGGTTCGCTGAACTGCTGCAGGATGATGCCCTCAGCGTCGAAGGCCTTCAT contains:
- a CDS encoding ABC transporter ATP-binding protein, whose protein sequence is MSLIEVNGLNSYYGDSHILFDVAMRVERHEVVALLGRNGAGKSTTLKSLMGVVTPRRGSVKFDGIDIAGRRSHKIARAGMQLVHEERRIFGSLSVEENIALAGITAPKRWPLGRIYEMFPRLKERRNNRGTELSGGEQQMLAIARALVRDPKIVLLDEPFEGLAPVIVHDLVKACRELAAAGQTIVLVEQNLAATLALANRIYIINNGHIVHEGPALELKAQPELLQRYLGV